The proteins below are encoded in one region of Pomacea canaliculata isolate SZHN2017 linkage group LG7, ASM307304v1, whole genome shotgun sequence:
- the LOC112567466 gene encoding ectoderm-neural cortex protein 1-like — translation MESWRKDESRASFHVSASIIKHHGIRKFRDAVFAHTFHGLGQLREAGQFCDLHVTVRDQDFYCHRVVLASVSQFFKSRLASTTEEGLTAHVQVDHEDVSPQFFSSLLDFVYKGKDFVTQNNAKDVLKMSAYFQMDFLTNHCEEFILRNLRPKVCLGVWQFAQGYKLPRLASKAYKMAVDSIDRVSHDELLTLPKSMLLILLSLQRKLSMDNTCKLITDWVAADQDKRAVHLTEFLPFISFPHLSSSYLSELMISQSNEMRNVFFERVSEGVTFHLRGIRGTDSNIQQRILAQQSVKVSLPEIQSRAVLLGGVTRTGHSLQRILAFGLQDTILTHRDLEPIPEATGPHFASCTWRNEVYLSGGTLMSKFFAVYKPRDNQWQVLPDLPGEGLEKHAMAAVNSCIYVLGGMEKRTTEEKRTSPQVSMYNVSTSTWSDVCQLSTGVREASAAVIGHRVYVFGGTDSREENTDLVQCVDTLTGRGYVAGRLPSATCWSRALSNGGIIYVVLTTGEVLQMWEDFDMAEQAEQLLATGRDIGTEDQSTVSFKQVAQVSARYQFGACLHEGEIILCGGHTDTGDPLSSVERINITTGHIISRRTTLTAGATNFDLHVLNVPQMKLTKSNCVWNSCPPPVLFHLSSSTFSR, via the exons ATGGAATCATGGAGAAAAGATGAATCTAGGG CCTCGTTTCACGTTTCTGCGTCTATTATAAAACATCATGGCATCCGGAAGTTCCGTGATGCGGTGTTTGCCCACACATTCCACGGCCTGGGTCAGCTTCGTGAAGCAGGTCAGTTCTGTGACTTGCATGTGACTGTAAGAGACCAAGACTTCTATTGCCATCGCGTAGTCCTCGCCTCCGTGTCTCAGTTCTTCAAGTCTCGCCTGGCATCAACCACCGAGGAAGGTCTTACTGCGCATGTGCAAGTGGACCACGAGGACGTTTCTCCACAGTTCTTCAGCTCTCTGCTGGACTTTGTGTACAAAGGCAAGGACTTCGTCACCCAGAACAATGCTAAAGATGTTCTGAAGATGTCTGCTTACTTTCAGATGGATTTCCTCACGAACCATTGCgaagagtttattttaagaaatcttCGTCCTAAAGTGTGTTTAGGAGTCTGGCAGTTTGCGCAAGGATACAAACTTCCTCGCCTCGCTAGCAAAGCCTACAAGATGGCCGTGGACAGCATTGACAGAGTGTCTCACGATGAGTTGCTGACCCTGCCCAAGTCCATGCTCCTCATCCTACTCTCTCTGCAAAGGAAACTCAGCATGGACAACACCTGTAAGCTCATCACAGACTGGGTGGCGGCCGATCAGGATAAAAGAGCTGTTCACCTGACAGAGTTTCTTCCCTTCATCTCTTTCCCACATCTCAGTTCGTCCTATTTAAGCGAGCTTATGATAAGCCAGAGTAATGAAATGAGAAATGTCTTCTTTG AGAGAGTCAGCGAAggtgtgacctttcacctgaGAGGTATCAGAGGAACAGACAGCAACATTCAGCAGCGAATCCTGGCCCAGCAATCCGTGAAGGTCAGCTTGCCCGAGATCCAGTCACGTGCTGTTCTTCTCGGGGGAGTAACAAGGACCGGCCATTCCCTCCAGAGGATTCTCGCTTTTGGACTGCAGGACACTATCCTGACACATCGCGACTTGGAGCCCATTCCAGAAGCTACAGGACCGCACTTTGCAAGCTGCACTTGGAGAAACGAAGTCTACCTCAGTGGCGGCACTTTGATGTCAAAGTTCTTTGCTGTTTACAAACCACGTGACAATCAGTGGCAAGTGTTGCCTGACCTGCCTGGCGAGGGTCTGGAGAAACATGCAATGGCCGCCGTCAACTCGTGCATCTACGTTTTGGGTGGAATGGAGAAGAGGACGACGGAAGAAAAGAGGACGTCACCACAGGTTTCAATGTACAATGTAAGTACCAGCACGTGGAGTGACGTATGCCAACTGTCAACCGGTGTCCGCGAAGCGTCTGCTGCAGTCATTGGTCACAGAGTCTACGTCTTCGGCGGGACGGACTCAAGGGAAGAGAACACAGACTTGGTCCAGTGCGTGGACACGCTGACTGGCCGTGGGTACGTTGCTGGCAGACTTCCATCCGCTACGTGTTGGTCTCGTGCCCTCAGCAATGGCGGCATCATTTACGTCGTACTCACCACGGGAGAAGTGCTGCAGATGTGGGAAGATTTCGACATGGCAGAACAAGCAGAACAGCTTTTAGCTACAGGGAGAGACATCGGCACAGAAGATCAG TCGACAGTTTCATTCAAACAAGTTGCTCAGGTCTCAGCTCGCTATCAGTTCGGTGCGTGCCTGCATGAAGGAGAAATCATTTTATGCGGTGGTCACACTGACACAGGCGATCCGCTGTCTTCTGTAGAAAGAATCAACATCACCACCGGCCACATCATCAGCAGACGAACCACCCTGACCGCAGGGGCCACGAACTTTGACCTCCACGTTTTAAACGTGCCGCAGATGAAGCTCACTAAAAGTAATTGCGTTTGGAACTCTTGTCCTCCTCctgttctttttcatctttcatcttcTACGTTTTCAAGAtga